One window of Xanthomonas sp. 10-10 genomic DNA carries:
- the cyoB gene encoding cytochrome o ubiquinol oxidase subunit I has translation MLGKLTIEAVPYHEPIIMVALGGAGLLGLLIAGAITKYKLWGYLWNEWFTSVDHKRIGVMYIIVALVMLLRGFADAAMMRTQQALAGNGGEGVLPPHHYDQIFTAHGVIMIFFMAMPFMTGLLNLIVPLQIGARDVAFPFLNSLSFWLFVAGAALINISLGVGEFAQTGWLAYPPLSGLEYSPGVGVDYYIWALQVSGLGTLLTGINFFVTIMRMRAPGMTLMRMPIFTWTALITNILIIAAFPILTVALALLGADRYLGTHFFTNDGGGNAMMYVNLIWIWGHPEVYILILPAFGIFSELIATYSRKRLFGYTSMVYATSCIGVLSFVVWLHHFFTMGSGANVNAFFGITTMIISIPTGVKIFNWLFTMFRGRVHMTSPVLWTIGFIITFTIGGMTGVMLAIPAVDFVLHNSLFLIAHFHNVIIGGVVFGYLAGLTYWFPKAFGFKLNEKIGKASFWCWIIGFFVAFMPLYVLGFMGMTRRMNTYNHPEWAPWLYVAAVGAAIIGLGIFLNLVQIGYSVWKRKEHMDHTGDPWDGRTLEWATSSPPPFYNFAVLPHIDDRDQFWADKQNGKGWVRPSKYEPIHMPRNTGAGVYIGAFSVLLGFGLIWHIWWLAIIGLVGMIGSFIARTFDDDIDYWVPADEVERIENARFALLEQQQAAQAAKVV, from the coding sequence ATGCTAGGCAAACTTACGATCGAGGCGGTTCCGTACCACGAGCCGATCATCATGGTCGCTCTCGGTGGTGCCGGCCTGCTCGGCCTGCTCATCGCTGGCGCCATCACCAAGTACAAGCTGTGGGGCTACCTGTGGAACGAGTGGTTCACCTCGGTGGACCACAAGCGCATCGGTGTGATGTACATCATCGTGGCGCTGGTCATGTTGCTGCGCGGCTTCGCCGATGCGGCGATGATGCGTACCCAGCAGGCGCTGGCGGGTAACGGTGGCGAAGGCGTCCTGCCGCCGCACCACTACGACCAGATCTTCACCGCGCATGGCGTGATCATGATCTTCTTCATGGCCATGCCGTTCATGACCGGCCTGTTGAACCTGATCGTGCCGCTGCAGATCGGCGCACGCGACGTGGCGTTTCCGTTCCTGAACTCGCTGAGCTTCTGGCTGTTCGTGGCCGGTGCGGCGCTGATCAACATCTCGCTGGGCGTCGGCGAATTCGCGCAGACCGGCTGGCTGGCCTATCCGCCGTTGTCGGGGCTGGAATACAGTCCAGGGGTCGGTGTCGATTACTACATCTGGGCGTTGCAGGTCTCAGGGTTGGGCACGTTGCTGACCGGCATCAACTTCTTCGTGACGATCATGCGGATGCGCGCGCCGGGCATGACCCTGATGCGCATGCCGATCTTCACCTGGACCGCGCTGATCACCAACATCCTGATCATCGCTGCGTTCCCGATCCTGACCGTGGCGCTGGCGCTGCTGGGTGCCGACCGTTACCTGGGCACGCACTTCTTCACCAACGACGGTGGCGGCAACGCCATGATGTACGTCAACCTGATCTGGATCTGGGGTCACCCGGAGGTCTACATCCTGATCCTGCCGGCGTTCGGCATCTTCTCCGAGTTGATCGCCACCTACAGCCGCAAGCGCCTGTTCGGCTACACCTCGATGGTCTACGCCACCTCGTGCATCGGCGTGCTGTCGTTCGTGGTGTGGTTGCACCACTTCTTCACCATGGGCTCGGGTGCCAACGTCAATGCCTTCTTCGGCATCACGACGATGATCATCTCGATCCCGACCGGCGTGAAGATCTTCAACTGGCTGTTCACCATGTTCCGCGGCCGCGTGCACATGACCTCGCCGGTGCTGTGGACGATCGGCTTCATCATCACCTTCACCATCGGCGGCATGACCGGTGTGATGCTGGCGATCCCGGCCGTGGACTTCGTGCTGCACAACAGCCTGTTCCTGATCGCGCACTTCCATAACGTGATCATCGGCGGCGTGGTGTTCGGTTACCTGGCCGGGCTGACCTACTGGTTCCCGAAGGCGTTCGGCTTCAAGCTCAACGAGAAGATCGGCAAGGCCTCGTTCTGGTGCTGGATCATCGGCTTCTTCGTGGCCTTCATGCCGCTGTACGTGCTCGGCTTCATGGGCATGACCCGCCGCATGAACACCTACAACCATCCCGAGTGGGCGCCGTGGCTGTATGTCGCTGCGGTGGGTGCTGCGATCATCGGCCTGGGCATCTTCCTGAATCTGGTGCAGATCGGTTACAGCGTCTGGAAGCGCAAGGAGCACATGGACCACACGGGCGATCCGTGGGATGGCCGCACCCTGGAGTGGGCCACCTCCTCGCCGCCGCCGTTCTACAACTTCGCCGTGCTGCCGCACATCGACGACCGCGATCAGTTCTGGGCCGACAAGCAGAACGGCAAGGGCTGGGTGCGTCCGTCCAAGTACGAACCCATCCACATGCCGCGCAACACCGGTGCAGGCGTGTATATCGGCGCCTTCAGCGTGTTGCTGGGCTTCGGTCTGATCTGGCACATCTGGTGGCTGGCCATCATTGGCCTGGTGGGCATGATCGGCAGCTTCATCGCGCGTACCTTCGACGACGACATCGATTACTGGGTGCCGGCCGATGAAGTGGAGCGCATCGAAAACGCGCGCTTTGCGCTGCTCGAACAGCAACAGGCGGCGCAGGCCGCGAAGGTGGTATGA
- the cyoD gene encoding cytochrome o ubiquinol oxidase subunit IV — protein sequence MANHHHTDTAADAHAGGLKSYLIGFVMAVILTVIPFAMVMSGAFSKGVTIVVISVMAAVQMLVHMVYFLHMDRTPEQRSNVQVGLFSLLIIGIVIVGSLWVLHNMNVNMMH from the coding sequence ATGGCCAATCACCACCACACCGATACCGCGGCCGATGCGCATGCCGGCGGTTTGAAGTCCTATCTGATCGGCTTCGTCATGGCCGTCATCCTCACCGTCATCCCGTTTGCGATGGTGATGAGCGGGGCGTTCTCCAAGGGCGTCACCATCGTCGTGATCTCGGTCATGGCCGCAGTGCAGATGCTGGTGCACATGGTGTACTTCCTGCATATGGATCGCACGCCCGAGCAGCGCTCCAACGTGCAGGTGGGCCTGTTCTCGTTGCTGATCATCGGCATCGTGATCGTCGGCTCGCTGTGGGTGCTGCACAACATGAACGTCAACATGATGCATTGA
- the lspA gene encoding signal peptidase II, translated as MSQRPKPSALIWLLLSALVVGLDQWSKAWVLSSLPEYTPVPVIDGFWNWHRTYNTGAAFSFLSDAGGWQLWFFTALAVGISGLLAFWLSRTARGQWRSALPYALVIGGAIGNVIDRLMHGHVIDFIQWYIGSHTWPSFNIADSAIVGGAIGIAVFGLFDKGGKHEPGIGNRP; from the coding sequence ATGAGTCAACGCCCCAAACCCTCCGCCCTGATCTGGTTGCTGCTGTCCGCACTCGTGGTCGGGCTGGACCAGTGGAGCAAGGCCTGGGTGTTGTCCAGCCTGCCTGAATACACCCCGGTGCCGGTCATCGACGGCTTCTGGAACTGGCACCGCACCTATAACACCGGTGCAGCCTTCAGCTTCCTGAGCGATGCCGGCGGATGGCAGCTGTGGTTCTTCACCGCGCTGGCGGTGGGCATCAGTGGCCTGCTGGCGTTCTGGCTGTCGCGCACCGCGCGTGGGCAGTGGCGCAGCGCGCTGCCCTACGCGCTGGTGATTGGCGGGGCGATCGGCAATGTGATCGACCGGCTGATGCACGGCCACGTGATCGATTTCATCCAGTGGTATATCGGCAGCCATACCTGGCCGTCATTCAACATCGCCGACTCGGCCATCGTGGGCGGTGCCATCGGGATTGCGGTGTTCGGGCTGTTCGACAAGGGCGGCAAACACGAGCCGGGAATCGGGAATCGCCCCTGA
- the ileS gene encoding isoleucine--tRNA ligase has product MTQDYKATLHLPATEFPMRGDLPKREPAMLDRWERDGLYAQLRANAAGRPLFVLHDGPPYANGQIHLGHAVNKILKDIIVKSKYLAGFDAPYIPGWDCHGLPIEIAIEKKYGKVGVKLDAAEFRQKCREYAAEQIDLQRRDFKRLGVVGDWDNPYKTLDFRFEANEIRALAKVVDNGHLTRGVKPVHWCFDCGSALAEAEIEYADKVSPTVDVAYPARDPAAVAAAFGASLPAGTSVAVPIWTTTPWTLPASLAVSLGAELDYVLVEGPADRGQPRWLVVAEALAARVLARYGVDEVAVHGHAKGAVLDQMLLNHPFYAEREIPLLLGDHVSAEDGTGAVHTAPGHGQEDYQVSKQYGLLERYGAAQINPVDGRGVYLPSTPPLGDTVLAGLHIWKANDVIIEALGGTGALLAASKMEHSYPHCWRHKTPIAFRATPQWFISMEQANLRADALKAIEQVTWYPAWGQARIAGMVDGRPDWTISRQRTWGVPIALFVHRETGEPHPRSTELLRQVADRVEQGGVDVWYTLDAAELLGDEAAHYDKITDILDVWFDSGVTHEAVLVDRGLPKPADLYLEGSDQHRGWFQSSLLSGVAMDKAAPYKQCLTHGFTVDEHGRKMSKSSGNGIEPQEIMKTLGADILRLWIASADYSNEMSLSQEILKRNADAYRRLRNTARFLLGNLHGFDPLQHLVALDDMVLLDRWIVHRAHELQEKIVAAYARYDFAEIVQALLNFCSVDLGSLYLDVTKDRLYTMAEDARGRRSAQSAMYHVAEAFVRWVAPVLSFTAEELWGYLPGKRVDNVLFATWYDGLAPLPADAALSSADVDRLLALREQVAKVLEPMRANGAIGAALEAEITVAADAQTAARWQPLAEELRFLFISGDVTVTAASTDDIFVSAQPTSKAKCVRCWHHQASVGSDARHPELCSRCVSNIEGPGEDRRWF; this is encoded by the coding sequence GTGACCCAAGACTACAAAGCCACTCTCCATCTGCCTGCGACGGAATTTCCGATGCGCGGCGACCTGCCCAAGCGTGAGCCGGCGATGCTGGACCGCTGGGAGCGCGATGGGCTGTATGCGCAACTGCGTGCCAACGCGGCGGGGCGCCCGCTGTTCGTGCTGCACGATGGCCCGCCGTATGCCAATGGCCAGATCCATCTGGGTCACGCGGTCAACAAGATCCTCAAGGACATCATCGTCAAGTCGAAGTATCTGGCTGGCTTCGATGCGCCGTACATCCCGGGCTGGGATTGCCATGGCCTGCCGATCGAAATCGCGATCGAAAAGAAGTACGGCAAGGTCGGCGTCAAGCTGGACGCTGCCGAGTTCCGCCAGAAGTGCCGCGAATACGCGGCCGAGCAGATCGATCTGCAGCGGCGCGATTTCAAGCGCCTGGGCGTGGTCGGCGATTGGGATAACCCGTACAAGACGCTGGATTTCCGCTTCGAAGCCAATGAAATCCGCGCGCTGGCCAAGGTGGTGGACAACGGCCACCTGACCCGCGGCGTCAAGCCGGTGCATTGGTGCTTCGATTGCGGCTCGGCGCTGGCCGAGGCCGAGATCGAATACGCCGACAAGGTCTCGCCGACCGTGGATGTGGCCTATCCGGCGCGCGATCCGGCGGCGGTGGCTGCCGCATTCGGTGCCAGCCTGCCGGCAGGCACCAGCGTGGCGGTGCCGATCTGGACCACCACGCCGTGGACGCTGCCGGCGTCGCTGGCGGTGAGCCTGGGTGCGGAGCTCGATTACGTGCTGGTCGAAGGCCCGGCCGACCGCGGCCAGCCGCGCTGGCTGGTGGTGGCTGAGGCCCTCGCGGCCAGGGTGCTGGCGCGCTACGGCGTGGACGAAGTGGCGGTGCATGGCCATGCCAAGGGCGCCGTACTGGACCAGATGCTGCTGAACCACCCGTTCTATGCCGAGCGCGAGATCCCGCTGCTGCTGGGCGACCACGTGTCGGCCGAGGACGGTACCGGCGCGGTGCACACCGCACCGGGCCATGGCCAGGAGGACTACCAGGTCTCCAAGCAGTACGGCCTGCTCGAGCGTTACGGCGCTGCGCAGATCAACCCGGTGGACGGGCGTGGCGTGTACCTGCCCTCCACACCGCCGCTGGGCGACACCGTGCTGGCCGGGCTGCATATCTGGAAGGCCAACGACGTCATCATCGAGGCGCTGGGCGGCACCGGTGCGTTGCTGGCGGCCAGCAAGATGGAGCACAGCTATCCGCATTGCTGGCGGCACAAGACACCGATCGCGTTCCGTGCCACGCCGCAGTGGTTCATCTCGATGGAGCAGGCCAACCTGCGCGCCGATGCGCTCAAGGCCATCGAGCAGGTGACCTGGTACCCGGCCTGGGGCCAGGCGCGAATCGCCGGCATGGTCGACGGCCGCCCGGACTGGACCATCTCGCGCCAGCGCACCTGGGGCGTGCCGATCGCGCTGTTCGTGCACCGCGAAACCGGCGAGCCGCATCCGCGCAGCACCGAGTTGCTGCGCCAGGTCGCCGACCGGGTGGAGCAGGGTGGCGTGGACGTGTGGTACACGCTGGACGCGGCCGAACTGCTGGGCGACGAAGCGGCCCACTACGACAAGATCACCGACATCCTGGATGTGTGGTTCGACTCCGGTGTGACCCATGAAGCGGTGCTGGTGGACCGCGGCCTGCCCAAGCCGGCCGACCTGTACCTGGAAGGCTCCGACCAGCATCGCGGCTGGTTCCAGTCCTCGCTGCTGAGCGGCGTGGCAATGGACAAGGCGGCGCCTTACAAGCAGTGCCTCACCCACGGGTTCACCGTGGACGAACACGGCCGCAAGATGTCCAAGTCTTCCGGCAACGGCATCGAGCCGCAGGAGATCATGAAGACCCTGGGCGCGGACATCCTGCGCCTGTGGATCGCCTCGGCCGATTACAGCAACGAGATGTCGCTGTCGCAGGAGATCCTCAAGCGCAATGCCGATGCGTATCGCCGCCTGCGCAATACCGCGCGCTTTTTGCTCGGCAATCTGCATGGCTTCGACCCGTTGCAGCATCTGGTGGCGCTGGACGACATGGTGCTGCTGGACCGCTGGATCGTGCATCGCGCGCACGAGCTGCAGGAAAAGATCGTCGCCGCCTACGCGCGCTACGACTTTGCCGAGATCGTGCAGGCGCTGCTGAATTTCTGCAGCGTGGACCTGGGCTCGCTGTATCTGGACGTGACCAAGGACCGCCTGTACACGATGGCCGAGGATGCACGCGGCCGCCGTTCGGCGCAGAGCGCGATGTATCACGTGGCCGAAGCCTTCGTGCGCTGGGTGGCGCCGGTGCTGAGCTTCACCGCCGAGGAACTGTGGGGCTACCTGCCGGGCAAGCGGGTCGACAACGTGTTGTTCGCCACCTGGTACGACGGCCTGGCGCCGTTGCCGGCCGATGCTGCGTTGAGCAGTGCCGATGTCGACAGGCTGCTGGCCTTGCGCGAGCAGGTGGCCAAGGTGCTGGAGCCGATGCGTGCCAACGGGGCAATCGGCGCGGCGCTGGAAGCGGAGATCACCGTGGCGGCCGATGCGCAGACCGCGGCGCGCTGGCAGCCGCTGGCCGAGGAGCTGCGCTTCCTGTTCATCAGTGGCGACGTGACCGTGACTGCGGCCAGCACCGACGACATCTTCGTCAGCGCGCAACCGACCAGCAAGGCCAAGTGCGTGCGCTGCTGGCACCACCAGGCCAGCGTGGGCAGCGATGCGCGACACCCGGAACTGTGCAGCCGCTGCGTCAGCAATATCGAAGGCCCTGGCGAGGATCGTCGCTGGTTCTGA
- the ispH gene encoding 4-hydroxy-3-methylbut-2-enyl diphosphate reductase, translated as MDVLLANPRGFCAGVDRAIEIVKRAIETLGAPIYVRHEVVHNRFVVDDLKQRGAVFVEELDEVPDNATVIFSAHGVSQAVRQEAERRGLKVFDATCPLVTKVHFEVARHCRAGRDVVLIGHAGHPEVEGTMGQWSRERGPGTIYLVEDIEQVATLQIRQPDNLAYTTQTTLSVDDTMGIIEALRARYPAMQGPRHDDICYATQNRQDAVRDLARQCDLVLVVGSPNSSNSNRLSELARRDGVESYLIDNAGEIDPAWIVGKQHIGLTAGASAPQVLVDGVLARLRELGANSVSELEGEPESMVFALPKELRLRLVS; from the coding sequence ATGGATGTCCTGCTCGCCAATCCCCGTGGTTTCTGTGCCGGTGTCGACCGCGCGATCGAGATCGTCAAGCGCGCGATCGAGACGCTGGGCGCGCCGATCTATGTGCGCCATGAAGTGGTGCACAACCGCTTCGTGGTCGACGACCTGAAGCAGCGCGGTGCGGTCTTCGTCGAAGAGCTCGACGAGGTGCCCGACAACGCCACGGTGATCTTCAGCGCACACGGCGTCTCGCAGGCGGTGCGCCAGGAGGCCGAGCGCCGCGGCTTGAAGGTGTTCGACGCGACCTGTCCGCTGGTGACCAAGGTGCATTTCGAGGTTGCCCGCCACTGCCGTGCCGGTCGCGATGTGGTGCTGATCGGCCATGCCGGGCACCCGGAAGTGGAAGGCACCATGGGGCAGTGGAGCCGCGAGCGCGGCCCGGGCACGATCTATCTGGTCGAGGACATCGAGCAGGTTGCCACGCTGCAGATTCGCCAGCCCGACAATCTCGCCTACACCACCCAGACCACGCTGTCGGTCGACGACACCATGGGCATCATCGAGGCGCTGCGTGCGCGCTACCCGGCGATGCAGGGGCCGCGCCACGACGACATCTGCTATGCCACCCAGAACCGCCAGGACGCAGTGCGCGATCTGGCGCGCCAGTGCGACCTAGTGCTGGTGGTCGGCTCGCCCAATAGCTCCAATTCCAATCGACTGAGCGAACTCGCACGCCGCGACGGGGTGGAGTCGTACCTGATCGACAATGCCGGCGAGATCGATCCGGCCTGGATCGTCGGCAAGCAGCACATCGGCCTGACCGCTGGCGCCTCCGCCCCGCAGGTGCTGGTCGATGGCGTGCTGGCGCGGTTGCGCGAGCTGGGCGCCAACAGTGTGTCCGAGCTGGAAGGCGAGCCCGAATCGATGGTGTTTGCGCTGCCTAAGGAATTGCGGTTGCGCCTGGTCAGCTGA
- the cyoC gene encoding cytochrome o ubiquinol oxidase subunit III, whose translation MTMASSTTLDHAAHAGGHDHDHEHHDGGGNTVFGFWVYLMSDCLLFAGLFATYAVLSGATVDGPTAKELFDLKFVLVETFLLLFSSLSFGFAMIAAHKRKMGGLYGWLAVTALLGIGFLCMEIWEFNHLIHEGAGPGRSAFLSAFFTLVGTHGLHVASGLLWMAVLVIQISKNGLTARNSTRLACLSLFWHFLDIIWIGVFTVVYLLGAL comes from the coding sequence ATGACCATGGCTTCCTCGACCACGCTTGACCACGCCGCCCACGCGGGCGGCCACGATCACGACCACGAGCATCACGACGGCGGTGGCAACACCGTCTTCGGGTTCTGGGTCTATCTGATGAGCGACTGCCTGCTGTTTGCCGGTCTGTTCGCCACCTATGCGGTGCTCTCCGGCGCCACGGTGGATGGGCCGACCGCCAAGGAGCTGTTCGACCTGAAGTTCGTGCTGGTGGAAACCTTCCTGCTGTTGTTCAGCAGCTTGAGCTTTGGCTTTGCGATGATTGCCGCGCACAAGCGCAAGATGGGTGGCCTGTATGGCTGGCTGGCTGTCACCGCGCTGCTGGGTATCGGCTTCCTGTGCATGGAAATCTGGGAGTTCAACCACCTGATCCATGAAGGTGCCGGCCCGGGACGCAGCGCATTCCTGTCCGCCTTCTTCACCCTGGTCGGCACCCACGGTCTGCACGTGGCATCGGGCCTGTTGTGGATGGCGGTGCTGGTGATCCAGATCTCCAAGAACGGCCTGACTGCGCGCAACAGCACGCGTCTGGCCTGCCTGAGCCTGTTCTGGCATTTCCTGGACATCATCTGGATCGGTGTGTTCACCGTCGTCTATCTGCTGGGAGCGCTGTAA
- the cyoA gene encoding ubiquinol oxidase subunit II translates to MIPLKHLGRLLRPGLMLPFLLLAGCNSAILNPKGQIGHDEKQLLITSVVLMLIVVIPVIVMTIAFAWKYRASNTKARYEPDWSHSTAIEVVVWSIPCVIILVLAVLTWRSSHALDPYRPLDSDVKPITIEAVSLDWKWMFIYPDQNIATVNEIAFPVHTPLNFKITSDTVMNSFFIPHLGTMIYAMAGMETKLHLVANEPGEYFGLSTNYSGHGFSKMSFKAHAVDQAGFDAWVAKVKASPTALNAAEYQVLAANRNDKEQYPVTYYSSVQDGMFRSLVDKYMNGPGHNKGHGDHEASAAEPVAMCTSGDK, encoded by the coding sequence ATGATTCCGCTGAAACATCTCGGGCGTTTACTTCGTCCAGGTCTGATGTTGCCGTTCCTGCTGTTGGCAGGCTGCAACTCGGCCATCCTCAATCCGAAAGGCCAGATCGGCCACGACGAGAAGCAACTGCTGATCACCTCGGTGGTGCTGATGCTGATCGTGGTCATCCCGGTGATCGTGATGACGATTGCGTTCGCGTGGAAGTACCGCGCATCCAACACGAAGGCGCGCTACGAGCCGGACTGGTCGCATTCCACCGCGATCGAGGTGGTGGTGTGGTCGATCCCGTGCGTGATCATCCTGGTGCTGGCGGTGCTGACCTGGCGCTCCTCGCACGCGCTGGACCCTTACCGGCCGCTGGATTCGGACGTCAAGCCGATCACCATCGAAGCGGTGTCGCTGGACTGGAAGTGGATGTTCATCTACCCGGACCAGAACATCGCCACGGTCAACGAGATCGCGTTCCCGGTGCATACGCCGCTGAACTTCAAGATCACCTCCGACACGGTGATGAACTCGTTCTTCATTCCGCACCTGGGGACCATGATCTACGCGATGGCGGGCATGGAAACCAAGCTGCATCTGGTGGCCAACGAGCCAGGCGAATACTTCGGCCTGTCGACCAACTACAGCGGTCACGGCTTCTCGAAGATGAGCTTCAAGGCGCATGCCGTGGATCAGGCCGGCTTCGATGCATGGGTGGCCAAGGTCAAGGCATCGCCGACCGCGTTGAACGCTGCCGAGTACCAGGTGCTGGCCGCCAACCGCAACGACAAGGAACAGTATCCGGTCACCTACTACTCGTCGGTGCAGGACGGCATGTTCCGCTCGCTGGTCGACAAATACATGAATGGTCCGGGCCACAACAAAGGCCACGGCGACCATGAGGCATCGGCTGCAGAGCCGGTTGCCATGTGCACTTCTGGAGACAAGTGA
- a CDS encoding bifunctional riboflavin kinase/FAD synthetase: MSRLFRDVEGGTLFPHGSVVCIGAFDGLHLGHRTLVQHAIARARALGVPAVALSFEPLPREFFAPAAPPPRLTLARAKIEGLYDFGADSVGLIRFDGRLSAMSAEDFARLALVGRLCAKEVWIGPEFRFGHRRGGDIGLLRALGEQHGFAAGEITPVHLHGERISATRIRELLGAGEFVHAGELLGRPYAIGGRVVRGKQLGRTLGYPTANLRFPRTPALSGIYATWVHGVAERPWPSVSSFGTRPTVAGVEPLLEAHLFDFQGDLYGRHIEVEFVAKLRDEEKFDGLDALTVQMHRDAEQARAVLKASPSRLPADAGVARSVGLPVEGQRDNASRHLADADAVDATASQHPRTSPYAAQR, encoded by the coding sequence ATGAGCAGGCTGTTTAGAGACGTCGAGGGCGGGACGCTGTTCCCGCACGGAAGCGTGGTCTGCATCGGCGCTTTCGATGGCCTGCACCTGGGGCATCGGACGCTGGTGCAGCACGCCATCGCGCGCGCGCGCGCACTGGGCGTGCCGGCGGTGGCGTTGAGCTTCGAGCCGTTGCCGCGCGAATTTTTTGCGCCGGCCGCGCCGCCGCCGCGCTTGACCCTGGCGCGCGCCAAGATCGAAGGCCTGTACGACTTCGGTGCCGACAGCGTGGGCCTGATCCGTTTCGACGGCCGCTTGTCGGCAATGAGTGCCGAAGACTTCGCACGGCTGGCGCTGGTCGGCCGGCTATGCGCCAAAGAGGTGTGGATCGGCCCGGAATTTCGTTTCGGCCATCGGCGTGGCGGCGATATCGGCTTGCTGCGTGCGTTGGGTGAACAGCATGGATTTGCGGCTGGCGAAATCACGCCGGTGCACCTGCACGGCGAGCGGATTTCCGCCACGCGGATTCGCGAGCTGCTGGGCGCCGGGGAGTTCGTGCATGCCGGGGAACTGCTCGGCCGCCCGTATGCCATCGGTGGGCGGGTGGTGCGCGGCAAGCAACTGGGGCGCACGCTGGGCTATCCCACCGCCAATCTGCGTTTCCCGCGCACTCCCGCGTTGTCGGGCATCTACGCGACCTGGGTGCATGGCGTGGCCGAGCGGCCGTGGCCATCGGTGTCCAGCTTCGGTACCCGGCCCACCGTGGCCGGCGTGGAGCCATTGCTGGAAGCGCACCTGTTCGATTTCCAGGGCGATCTGTATGGCCGGCATATCGAGGTCGAATTCGTCGCCAAGCTGCGCGATGAAGAAAAGTTCGATGGGCTGGACGCGTTGACCGTGCAGATGCATCGCGACGCCGAGCAGGCCCGCGCCGTGCTCAAGGCGAGCCCCTCGCGCCTGCCTGCCGATGCGGGCGTTGCTCGTTCCGTCGGTCTTCCCGTTGAGGGGCAGCGTGACAACGCTTCGCGCCATTTGGCAGATGCAGACGCCGTCGATGCCACCGCTTCGCAACATCCCCGTACATCTCCTTACGCAGCGCAACGGTAG